One window of the Procambarus clarkii isolate CNS0578487 chromosome 27, FALCON_Pclarkii_2.0, whole genome shotgun sequence genome contains the following:
- the LOC123762787 gene encoding ice-structuring glycoprotein-like codes for MNEPRQADVAATTADVAATTADVAATTADVAATTADVAATTADVAATTADVAATTADVAATTADVAATTADVAATTADVAATTADVAATTADVEATTADVAATTADVEATTADVAATTADVEATTADVAATTADVAATTADVEATTADVEATTADVEATTADVAATTADVEATTVDVAATTADVEATTADVAATTADVEATTADVAATTADVEATTADVEDTTADVAVTTADVAAATADVAATTADVAATTADVAATTADVAATTADVAATTADVTATTADVAATTADVAATTADVEATTADVAATTVYTASTTADVEATTADVAATTVYTASTTADVAATTADVAATTADVAATTADVAATTADVAATTADVAATTADVAATTADVAATTADVTATTADVTATTADVAATTADVEATKADVAATTADVAATTADVEATTADVTATTADVAATTADVTATTADVAATTADVAATTADLTATTADVAATTADVEATTADVAATTVYTASTTADVEATTADVAATTVYTASTTADVAATTADVSATTADVAATTADVEATTADVEATTADVAVTTADVAAATADVAATTADVAATTVYTASTTADKVPVKYRNQKTQTTKRSAKQM; via the exons ATGAATGAACCAAGGCAAG CAGACGTGGCAGCTACAACAGCAGACGTGGCAGCTACAACAGCAGACGTGGCAGCTACAACAGCAGACGTGGCAGCTACAACAGCAGACGTGGCAGCTACAACAGCAGACGTGGCAGCCACAACAGCAGACGTGGCAGCTACAACAGCAGACGTGGCAGCTACAACAGCAGACGTGGCAGCTACAACAGCAGACGTGGCAGCTACAACAGCAgacgtggcagcaacaacagcagacgtggcagcaacaacagcagacgTGGAAGCCACAACAGCAGACGTGGCAGCTACAACAGCAGACGTGGAAGCCACAACAGCAGACGTGGCAGCTACAACAGCAGACGTGGAAGCCACAACAGCAGACGTGGCAGCCACAACAGCAGACGTGGCAGCCACAACAGCAGACGTGGAAGCCACAACAGCAGACGTGGAAGCCACAACAGCAGACGTGGAAGCCACAACAGCAGACGTGGCAGCTACAACAGCAGACGTGGAAGCCACAACAGTAGACGTGGCAGCCACAACAGCAGACGTGGAAGCCACAACAGCAGACGTAGCAGCTACAACAGCAGACGTGGAAGCCACAACAGCAGACGTGGCAGCTACAACAGCAGACGTGGAAGCCACAACAGCAGACGTGGAAGACACAACAGCAGACGTGGCAGTTACAACAGCAGAcgtggcagcagcaacagcagacgTGGCAGCTACAACAGCAGACGTGGCAGCTACAACAGCAGACGTGGCAGCTACAACAGCAGACGTGGCAGCTACAACAGCAGACGTGGCAGCTACAACAGCAGACgtgacagcaacaacagcagacgtggcagcaacaacagcagacgtggcagcaacaacagcagacgTGGAAGCTACAACAGCAGACGTGGCAGCTACAACAGtatacacagcatccacaacagcaGACGTGGAAGCTACAACAGCAGACGTGGCAGCTACAACAGtatacacagcatccacaacagcaGACGTGGCAGCTACAACAGCAGACGTGGCAGCCACAACAGCAGACGTGGCAGCCACAACAGCAGACGTGGCAGCTACAACAGCAGACGTGGCAGCTACAACAGCAGACGTGGCAGCTACAACAGCAGACGTGGCAGCTACAACAGCAGACGTGGCAGCTACAACAGCAGACgtgacagcaacaacagcagacgtgacagcaacaacagcagacgTGGCAGCTACAACAGCGGACGTGGAAGCAACAAAAGCAgacgtggcagcaacaacagcagacgTGGCAGCTACAACAGCAGACGTGGAAGCAACAACAGCAGACGTGACAGCTACAACAGCAGACGTGGCAGCTACAACAGCAGACGTGACAGCTACAACAGCAGACGTGGCAGCTACAACAGCAGATGTGGCAGCTACAACAGCAGACttgacagcaacaacagcagacgtggcagcaacaacagcagacgTGGAAGCTACAACAGCAGACGTGGCAGCTACAACAGtatacacagcatccacaacagcaGACGTGGAAGCTACAACAGCAGACGTGGCAGCTACAACAGtatacacagcatccacaacagcaGACGTGGCAGCTACAACAGCAGACGTGTCAGCTACAACAGCAGACGTGGCAGCTACAACAGCAGACGTGGAAGCCACAACAGCAGACGTGGAAGCCACAACAGCAGACGTGGCAGTTACAACAGCAGAcgtggcagcagcaacagcagacgtagcagcaacaacagcagacgtggcagcaacaacagtatacacagcatccacaacagcaGACAAAGTACCCGTAAAGTATCGTAATCAGAAAACACAAACAACCAAACGAAGCGCCAAACAAATGTAA